CTCACTGATCTCGTTGAAGAGGGCCTACTCAGGAAAGAGGAGAAAGACGGTCGGACGAATCTGTATGAACTCACACCTCTGGGGATAGAAGTTATTGAAGAGCGTCAGCAGTGGGAATCCGACAAACTCCAAGAGTCTGGGATCGATTTCGACTGACTCAGGTGTTGATCGAGTTAGCCAACAACTCGGTTATCCGGAACCCGGAGTACTGAGTGAAAGACACCCTGATATCGATCTGTATTCTAAGATTTCCGTATAGCACCAGCTGTTCGGGACAGCGCAACATTGTATTCATATCGTCATGTAGCTGGTACTATGGATGTCGACAAAGACACCGTTACCAGTCGCTGTACGGAGGCGGTGTTTGATCGTGGACAAAAGTACCGTCGCGACGGACACATACGACAGCTCGACCGGTTCGATGACCTCGTCACAGCGGCTGTCCAAGGGTCAAACCTGTACGATGTCACAATTGAGTTCGGTGGTCGGAGTATCGACACGCGATGCAGTTGTCCATACGATGGTGGTGGTGACTGTAAACATATCGTCGCCGTGTTATTGGATGTTGCTGACGGACCGCCAGCAGACGACAGTGAACACGTTGAGAGCGTCCTTGAGGATGTCCCTGCCAGCGACGTGCGTGCGTTCCTCCGCGACGCGCTTGCAA
This sequence is a window from Halohasta litchfieldiae. Protein-coding genes within it:
- a CDS encoding helix-turn-helix transcriptional regulator — encoded protein: MYELSGFQRDLLYCVAALNEPNGQEIGRELAEYSSTEVNHGRLYPNLTDLVEEGLLRKEEKDGRTNLYELTPLGIEVIEERQQWESDKLQESGIDFD